Proteins found in one Kangiella sediminilitoris genomic segment:
- the carA gene encoding glutamine-hydrolyzing carbamoyl-phosphate synthase small subunit gives MPTQESQQLLSSLQPAILVLEDGSVFHGSSIGYDGHAVGEVVFNTAMTGYQEILTDPSYAKQLVTLTYPHIGNTGVNSEDVEADQVWAEGLIIRDLPLLHSNWRSEESLTDYLKRTNRVAIADIDTRRLTRILRDKGAQNGCIIAGDIDETKALELAKEFPGLKGMDLAKEVSTKEKYTWNQTTWDVVEGYGERQENKFKVVAYDYGVKKNILRMLADRGCDLTVVPAQTPAKDVLAMNPDGVFLSNGPGDPEPCDYAIKAIQELLETEIPVFGICLGHQLLALASGAKSIKMKFGHHGANHPVQILEDGHVMITSQNHGFAVDESTLPDNLKATHRSLFDDSLQGIHHTDKPAFSFQGHPEASPGPNDAAPLFDHFIELMEQAKA, from the coding sequence TTGCCAACACAAGAGTCTCAGCAGCTACTTTCAAGTCTGCAACCCGCCATTTTAGTTCTCGAAGACGGTAGTGTCTTTCATGGTTCATCAATTGGTTATGATGGTCATGCTGTCGGAGAGGTAGTTTTTAACACAGCCATGACTGGCTACCAAGAGATATTAACTGACCCTTCATACGCTAAACAACTGGTCACGCTGACCTACCCCCACATTGGTAATACTGGAGTTAATAGCGAAGACGTCGAAGCCGATCAGGTTTGGGCTGAAGGTCTTATTATTCGAGACTTACCATTGCTTCATAGTAATTGGCGTAGTGAGGAGTCACTGACTGATTACCTTAAGCGTACCAACCGTGTCGCAATTGCCGATATCGACACTCGTCGTCTTACTCGTATCTTGCGCGATAAAGGTGCGCAGAATGGCTGCATCATTGCGGGTGATATTGATGAGACTAAAGCGCTAGAACTAGCAAAAGAATTCCCTGGCTTGAAAGGCATGGACCTGGCCAAGGAAGTTTCTACCAAAGAAAAATATACGTGGAACCAAACAACCTGGGATGTCGTTGAAGGTTATGGCGAGCGCCAGGAAAATAAGTTCAAAGTTGTGGCTTATGACTATGGCGTTAAGAAGAATATTTTGAGAATGTTGGCAGATCGCGGTTGTGATTTAACCGTAGTGCCGGCTCAGACACCAGCTAAGGATGTGTTGGCGATGAATCCTGATGGTGTCTTCTTATCTAATGGCCCAGGTGATCCGGAGCCATGTGATTATGCTATTAAGGCTATTCAGGAACTGCTAGAAACTGAGATTCCAGTCTTTGGTATATGCTTGGGGCACCAGCTACTTGCTCTGGCTAGTGGTGCCAAGAGTATCAAAATGAAATTTGGTCATCATGGTGCAAACCATCCAGTGCAAATACTGGAAGACGGACACGTTATGATTACCAGTCAAAACCACGGTTTTGCAGTAGACGAGAGTACGCTGCCTGATAATTTGAAAGCAACGCATCGCTCGTTGTTTGATGATTCTCTACAAGGTATCCATCATACGGATAAACCTGCGTTCAGCTTCCAGGGACATCCTGAAGCCAGCCCGGGTCCGAATGATGCTGCACCACTATTTGATCATTTTATTGAGCTAATGGAACAAGCAAAAGCCTAG